One window of the Penaeus monodon isolate SGIC_2016 chromosome 1, NSTDA_Pmon_1, whole genome shotgun sequence genome contains the following:
- the LOC119572452 gene encoding cyclin-C-like — protein sequence MAGNFWQSAHFQQWLLDSQDLIQERQADLEVLSEEEYMKIMTFFANFIQQLGESLKLKQQVIATATCFLKRFYARNSLKCIDPLLLAPTSVFLSSKVEEFGVISNSRLISTCQTIVKNKFAYAYTTEFPYRTNHILECEFYLLESMDCCLIVYQPYRPLVQYMQDLGGEGEVLQLAWRIVNDSLRTDVCLLFPPYEIALSCIHMACVVHQKDCKQWFAELNTDLDRLMEITRYILNLYELWKSYDERKEIQALLQKMPKPNTQPVPR from the exons ATGGCAGGGAATTTTTGGCAGAGCGCACACTT CCAACAATGGCTCCTCGACAGTCAGGACTTGATACAAGAGCGCCAGGCTGACCTAGAGGTGCTGTCTGAAGAAGAGTACATGAAGATTATGACCTTCTTTGCTAACT TTATTCAGCAACTTGGTGAATCACTCAAGCTTAAACAACAGGTCATCGCAACTGCCACATGCTTCCTTAAAAGATTCTACGCAAGAAATTCTCTCAAGTGCATTGACCCTCTTCTCCTCGCCCCCACCAGTGTCTTCCTCTCATCCAAGGTTGAGGAGTTTGGGGTCATCTCCAACAGCAGATTAATTTCCACTTGCCAAACTATTG TAAAGAACAAGTTTGCTTATGCGTACACAACAGAATTTCCATATCGGACTAACCACATTTTGGAATGTGAGTTTTACCTCCTGGAGAGTATGGACTGTTGTCTCATTGTATATCAGCCATACAG aCCATTGGTGCAATACATGCAGGAcctaggaggagaaggggaagtgctGCAACTAGCTTGGAGGATTGTAAATGATTCCCTTCGCACAGATGTCTGTCTTCTGTTTCCCCCCTATGAAATTGCATTAT CCTGTATCCATATGGCATGTGTCGTCCATCAGAAGGATTGCAAGCAGTGGTTTGCCGAATTGAACACTGACCTGGACCGGCTCATGGAGATCACTAGGTACATTCTCAACTTGTATGAACTCTGGAAATCATATGACGAGCGCAAGGAGATCCAGGCTCTCCTCCAGAAGATGCCTAAACCCAATACCCAGCCTGTCCCCCGGTGA